ATCTACAATATCCATTAATGTATGAAACCTTTGAACCGTGCGTTGAGTCAGCTAACTCTTTGAGCGGCTCAATAAATAAGCTCAACTCTAGTGCTTCCAAATTCGTTACTACTGTTTTTCTCTTGCGATAATTGTTTTATTGATAATACGCCATTCATTTTCGCGTTTGTACATTACAAGATAGTCAACAGAGTGTGTTTTGGGCGTATCAACATCAAGCTTCACACCATGTTAAGTGGCTATTAATACTTGCTTAAAGTTACTCATTGATGAACATTGTTGCCGCCATCGCACTTAAAGACTATTTTATTTTTTGATTTATTAATCCCATATCTAGAGCCGCTTCAAAAACCAAGCTCTACTTGTGGTATTTGCGAATAACAGCAACTTTACCGTTTTCCATTTCGAGCACTTCCATCATGGTTTGTGTATAAGCAATAGGCTGCTTACTTTCAGGGTGGATGCCCTTTGCACTTTTCTTATATCTAATAGCAATAGCTGAGTTGTTGAAAATAAACACATCAAGAAGCTCAGCACTAAATTCAGTGTGAGCGCCTAAATAAAATAACATGCCTTTTCGCATTGCTTCTTTTCCATCAGGTAACCTTGAGTCGTCTGTTATCCATGGTAAATGCGAGTGCCCTATATCATCTGTAAGTTGAGATAAATAGTTTTCAAGATCCTCTTTCGTTGCATT
This window of the Thalassotalea atypica genome carries:
- a CDS encoding nuclear transport factor 2 family protein, which translates into the protein MKVLLLILSLSFAWSASASKIDLEKFAQTYFKAMVATQAPNATKEDLENYLSQLTDDIGHSHLPWITDDSRLPDGKEAMRKGMLFYLGAHTEFSAELLDVFIFNNSAIAIRYKKSAKGIHPESKQPIAYTQTMMEVLEMENGKVAVIRKYHK